The Vigna radiata var. radiata cultivar VC1973A unplaced genomic scaffold, Vradiata_ver6 scaffold_247, whole genome shotgun sequence region gatattttcaaATGAGTTTATGATAactttgttttgaatatttacatttttataatttttaattagattttgtagtttaaatcttttattaatttgattgtcAGAATTCATAAAATCTCCAGTGGGATCCAAGTGTCAAGGCCGAGACTATGGGATATAGAAAGTGAAAGACAGGTGGCGGCACGGGAGTGGACCGATCGATTTTTGACAGTAGTATTTAAGAAGGGATTTTCAAAACTGGTGCCACTTCTCTGCATGCACCCTTCTTCTCCAAATTTTCTGAAactcattttctcctccttttctctaaacttcttcatcttctctctaAGAATTCTCACCCTTTTTCTCCTCCGATCATTGATCAGACCCGCTTGAGTAATCGTCGTGCTAGGAGCTTTCATTTGCACCGATTAGATTCTAAGTAGGTAAGTTTATCTCCTTCTTGAGAAACCTGTTTTCGGACACATGCAAGCCAAAATTTTAGTTGCATGCGTTCATCTACCTCCTCTTCACAAGAATTCTGATAATGTTTTGATCTCTTCCTTGTTCGGTGGGTAATAGGCATTCTAAGAAAGTTGGAGTTCAGGGAAAACACATTCTACTACTAAGTGAATAGTCGTTCGAttataaggtaagggaagcttatatataatttagttatgattatttgttttgaatcGATGGATGCTTTGAATGATGTATGTTTGATGCTTTGGCTTGATTGTTGAAGTACTATATGTTGATTGTATGTATTGATGTTTGATATATGGCATAAAAACTAGGTAAGAATAGGGTTGAGTCTTAACTCTGCAGCATCCTGTAGAATTTGGTATTTCGTCACAAGGAGTCGTTCGGTTTGACATTTGTACATTCGTTCTTGACTAGATTCTATATCTGTAGAGAGTTTCAGATTATCGGTTCTCTATTAGCATATTGAAAGTAAGCATTCGGTTCAGTTAAAGGTTTTCTCATTCTACTTGATAGTCAGTCTAGTTTTGtactaaaataaattgattattcaaTATTATTCTCATGGTCGGATttacttttctaaattattagtaatgagCGTTCGGTCATTCATTGACGCTCGGTAACTTAAAGAGTATTCGGTCATAGACTAGTACTCGGTTTCTTTAGTACTCGGTTTCTTTAGTGCTTGGTCGTAGACTAGTACTCAGTCTCTATAGTGCTCGGTTTAAATATTGCACGGTCTTATGCTGGCTCTTGATTGTAGTAGTGTTCGGTTTCTTACTGACACTCGGTTCCTTGAAGATAACTTTGTTTTATAGTTAAAGTGTTCGACCTAAGCTCAAAATGCTCGGCCTACAGTATAAACATTATGTCTAAGTCTTTAGTATTCAATTCAAGTTTATTAGTGTTTGGCTTAAACTGTATTCGGTTCATACTGGAGCCAACTGGTTACATGACCGTTTGGTCAGGTTCACGAGTTAAGgatattcttattttttgattttctatattcttAGAGTTATTTGTTCtttagaatgaaatattgtttaaGTGTGATTGTATATGTTTAATACATGAGAAGTATGCTATTAAATTATTGTGAAATAgcattccaaggaggaatgtctcatgaatgGTTTGAATGATAAAGTATGAAGATGGCTAAGTTAAGCTGTCGTTTATCTTGATATTCTTTGATTAATCCTCCTCATGTAGAGGAGGGTAACTCATGCATGGGAATGACAAGAGGTCCTTTAGTCTCACGGTATTGGTGTACCGAGGTAAGCTTCACtagactaacctcgggtggtaGTTGTTGAGAGCATCCCAACTAGGGTCCACCGAGTGCATAAACGTCGTAACTACATGATTCATACATTCTGGACAGTCAAGTCATAGTCGGTTATAATATGTATTGGATGTTCGATCAATTCCTGTATTctatgatttgattatattttgaaatgtatgTATGATTTCTGTatgatataaatttatcttaatgttagtatgattgattaaattacataagcttaccctacTTTGTCTGTCTTGTGTTCGTCTTCCGTTTGGTCGTTCTCTTCAgtgcaatgatcatcctgtgaGTGTGAGCAGAAGGTGATGAGGGTTCACTGGAGGACGCGTTGGAGAGTGAAAACCCAGAAGATACTGTAGGACCATTCGGTCAATAGGTTAATAGTTATGCTGTGTAGAAACCGTTCGGTTTGTAGACTTTTGTGTAATTGTTCGGTATAATCGTTTTGTATAAAACTCTTATGACTTGTTTAGTTTTAAGAATTTGAGTATTTTAGATATCATAAGTTCTTAGTATAAATCATTCTactgttctatcatattattACGTGTTAACTCCTATTATAGTTTGAATCTATATTTATTGCAAAGTTACATTGATGATGTTCTTGTATGATTCAaagtacacttttttttttttcaatttttaagtataaatgtTTCTAAATTCAAGTATCATTGAGAggaaatatatatgtaaaagatgtcctcaataattattataattaatctgCTTAATTATCTTGCTAATACGTTTTACTAACTCATATATTTGATTCTTACTTTGTCATGTAATGAAGTGTTGTGAAGAAGATAATATATATCACACTTATAATTATGATGGTTCGAAATGATTTAGGTAAATACAAGTCAACTCatataagttaaataattattatcatattttattttatttctgtgTTGATTGTgaagttaatatataataaaaaatttatcatttaatataattttatattaattataaaaaattataccttttaaaatttgaaaagatgacaagattaaataaatttattaaaaaagtaaattataactaattaattaaaaatattaaaattttaaaatacttaatatattaaaatttcaattaaaaattttaatatatacaaaattcaCTAATCCACTAAAACTATAAAAGTCTATAAAAACTATTCTTTAACTGTCCAAATAGGTCGGTGTATCTATTAGAATAGACCTGTCAAGCCTATCATCATAAATAGATCGCAAGAGTAAAAAACTAATCACCAAAATATCTTTcacgaatatatatatatatatatatatatatatatatatatatatatatatatatatatatatatatatatatatatatatatatatatatataatgcactatcatttatatattgataaaatgagttattttgaaaaatattttctttaaaaaattattacattaaaagTGATGTACATCTacaaataaagttataattgGATCTTCGGTAACCATGAAGTTATGTTGTCCAGGTGTCACATGTCTATCAGCTTCTGtttggttcgtcctcgaaccacatcGTAATATTGATTGTCTCATACATCAACACGAGACTTTCcaatgtgttttgtcctcactcgcacactttccggaaAAACTTCTCAagtcacccatccctaaattacgcTTAACGatgaagttcttatgagttaggttatcaaaaaacaaatgcatttgttgatatgagtagccaaattaattcctttaagttatccttcaactgtatagtctcatacctatacaatctctagatccctctcatttcggTATATCCCCTTTCGCTAAAAGCCTACCAGGAACTGCTCCTTGTTTGTGCCTCTTGCACTTCGTGCCTCATGCATCGGTGATTATTCTCCatcctcgtcagtgcccggatGTCACATTAATcacttaataatatatgttgaaaatatttattatttaatatagtgaaaagtgtttatttagtacattttacttttatcaatttaattaactatttcACTTTGTGTTATGACttatgtattattaatttgtcttctctttcttcttttgctacttttttatttgaattaagatatacatttcatttaaaaaaaattgtcaataaaCTGAAGTCGATTTCAGTAATTATACACTTGAAATCAATCCTAAGAATAAGTTTTCAAACATTATTTTGgttcaaaaatcaattttagaatGCGTGTAACCAAACATAAATCACATAATTTCAGAATCAAAATTTCCTTTTAGATAAATTTTTGTGAATGTTCATCCAATCGCATATATAGATAGATGCATGCATTGACTTATTTAAGCCTATAGACAAACATTAAAGTTCATGTTGATTATGTAATGCACTTTATTGGCTGCTTATATTGATAAGCTTGCGAATTTATTAggaataataatagttttattggTCAATTTGTATGTTCtactataaaacaaaaatctttaaaaagtttttcaaGTCAAGTAAGGTGTTATAGGAAGTcttatattaaatccaaatttGCATAAAGTGTGATTTacttaaagataatatatcaattaaagataaataaacaaattgtattattttatcaagAATCTTATTGATAAAATGTTAATGTACAATGGTGTTGCTtttttaagaactaaaaaatatagtattagaattgatagatgtattaaaataatgagagtgagtattttattataaaataactttataatataaatagaattttcatTATTCGTCTTATTTCTTTAAAAGCATTATATCTCTCTAAAATTCATTCTCTTCATtctctctcacttctctctaaGTGTTCTTGATCTTAAGTAATTTATTTGACGATTAGGAGGTGCCTAGACGATCACGACGTCAAGGTCTACCTATTTGCTCAATCAATTTATGGTTTAgagcaagtaaattttcaatctttttcttGATATTTCTTTTAGGTTCTTAATCATGCAAAGgaaatttattttgcatgtgtCAAGAGCTCTTCTTCCTTGATTCTTGGTTCAATTGAGGCTCTAAAGTTGGTCTTCAATCACCAATCGGTAATTTGTAGGTTTTTCTAGAGATTCCTTGCGAAGGAAGCAACTATCAGGGATTTTTAGAGCGGTGGAAGTTTTATAGAGGTATGGAAAGATAGAGTTCTTTACTTTTGATGTTAGTTGCACATATTAGAAGATTTAGGAATATTGAACTCTTTGAATAAAATTCTGCTTTATGATAGATGTAGAGTAATTAATTGAGTGTTTTTGGACTGTGTGGTGATGAACTGTGATTGTGAAGTGTATTGAATGatgaattatcttttatttgatgttaaaatgttcaaatttttgtttggaTTTGGGTGTTGTGAAGTTTAGGAAATGAATAACTAAAAGCTTAAGGATTTTGTTGATATTATTAAAGAAACATGAGGTCTTAGAGAGTGGATTTGTAAGTGAAGACTAGTAAACTGATTTGATGTAGATAGGGTCGGTCACGAGATGTTTTTTGAGTTGTTCAAGCctttaaaatagaagaaatatgagatATAAGTATGTGATGATGGTTAGGCAGTGTTTAGCTTTTTTTTAGGACTATTTTTTGGAAGTGGACTAGTGAAAACTTGAATTGGGAGTTTTGTGCAAAATTGGTCACCTTGGTTAATGTTCCCGAGTCTTAAAatcatcataattaaatttataagcttCTCTTACCTCTAACTCCAGCTAAGCTTCTAAGTCTTTGAGAGTACTACTCTTATGGCTTCAAGATTCCAAAGTGCTCCAAACAAGATTATGATCGGTGCAATTGGAAGGTCTTGTCGCCGGGAAGATTTAATCTAAAAGGAGTAAGGTGATCGGAGAAGAGGAGGTGGTCAGAAATCTAGAGCGAAGGCTGaggtttctagagagaaggaggagaaaatggtgGTTTTTGGAATTTGAGTCTGAGTAAGAAGAAGGGTTGCATGCAAAAGTGGCAccaattttcaaaaatctcattttaaatATTGCCTCAAAAAGGACGTTCGACCCACTCTCTGTCTGCCACCTGTCTTCCACTATCTAGAAACTATCTAGAAACTATCTAGAAACTATCTTTCCCTCTGCTGCCACACGGTTCCCAAAGGGTAAGGAATTTAATGTTGCTGGCAGCTTGTCTCCCACTTACATGGGGAAATTAGAGGGACACGACACATGTATCCCACTAAGGAGGGTATTTAATGGGGTGTGACATTCcccccaacaaataaaaattttcgtcctcaaAAATTAGGATTTACCAGGAAAATAGGTTGGGATAAGACTCCTTCATGATTTCTTCCCGCTCCCAAGTAGCATCACCCGTTCGTTCATCCCAGATGACCTTGACGAAAGTTGTAGCTTTACCGAACGGTCGCTTGGTCATAAATTCTTCAACTCTGACCGGTTGTAGTTCGACCAAATAGTCTTCTCGGATCTGAATGTTGTCAGCTTCTAGCACGTGAGACCGTTTGGCTATGTACTTCCTGAGTTGAGAATCGTGAAAGACCAGATGAAGGTTGGACAGTGGAGGTGGCAATGCTAACTCGTACGCGATCGGTCCTATACGCCTTAGAATCTGATATGGACCAAGGAACCTAGGGGACAATTTCTTTGTCCGAACAGCTCTTCCAACACCAGTCGTTCGGTTTAGCCTGAGGAACACATGTTCTCCTTCAGCGAACTCCAACGGTCTTCTTCTCTTATCAGTATAAGACTTCTGTCAGCTCTATGATGCTTTGAGTCTCTCTTGGATTTGCTTCACCTTCTCGGTCGTCTGTTGGATGATCTCAGGTCCAGTCAATACTGCTTCTCCTTCTTGAAACCAACACAAGGGTGTTCGACATCTTCTTTCATAGAGAGCTTCAAAGGGCGCTATAGCGATGTTGGACTGGAAACTGTTGTTGTAAGTGAACTCAACTAACGACAAAACTTCATCCCAAACTCCTAAGTGATCTAGGATGCTCGTCCTCAACAAGTTTTCAAGAGTTTGGATGGTTCTCTTAGATTGGTCATCCGTCTGAGGATGATAGGCCGAGCTCATTTGTAACTTGCTTCCCATCTCCTATTGTAAATCTTGCCAGAACTGAGAGGTGAATCTGGGGTCTCGGTCTGAGATGATGCTGGACGACACTCCATGTAACCGAACGACCTCCTTGATGTACAGTTGCGCCAGCTTAGACATGGACATCTTCAAGTTGACGGCGAGAAAGTGAGCATTTTTTGTTAACCGATCGACTACAACCCATATGGCATCATGGTTCCTGACCGTTCGGGGTAAGTGGGTCACGAAATCCATAGCGATGCTATCCCACTTCCATTTGGGTATCTCCAAAGGCTGTAGCTGACCACTTGGTTTCTGATGCTCTATCTTAGCTCTTTGGCAGGTTAAACAAGACGACACGAACCGAGCGACATCATTCTTCATTCCCGGCCACCAGAAGGATTTCTTGAGGTcttgatacattttagtcatACCCAGGTGTATGCTAAAACGACTTTGATGTCCCTCCTCAAGAATCAGCCTCTTCAACTCACCATCATTAGGTATGCACGTCCTCCCTCTATACATCAAGAGACCGTACGTTCCTGTACTGAAGTCCTTCTCTTGTTGGGAACCGATCGATCCTCTCATCCTTTGCAGCTCTTCGTCAATTAATTGCTTCTCTTTGATTTAGTCAAAGAGATCACTTGATAATATGAGAGTTCAGCACCTGATACCGTTCGGTTCCAACTCACATTGCAACTTCAAGTCCCTAAAGCTCTCAACCAACTTCAGTTCTCGGACCATCATTGTTGAGATACGAACGGTCTTCCTACTTAAGGCGTCAGCAACGACATTGGCTTTACCGGGATGGTATTGAAGCTCAAACTCATAGTCTTTCAAAAATTCTATCCATCTTCTTTGCCTCATGTTCAAATCCTTTTGATCGAACAAGTACTTGAGGCTTTTGTTGTCGCTGAACCTTTGAAACCGAGCACCATAAAGGTAATGCCTCCAAATCTTCAGGGCAAACACCACTGCTGCCAACTCTAGGTCATGTGTTGGGTAATTCTTCTCGTGTACCTTCAATTGTCGAGAGGCATAGGCCACTACCTTCCCTTCTTGCATCAACACACAACCTAACCCTTGATAGGAAGCATCACAAAAGACCTTGAACGGTCGACTGACGTCCGGAATCACTAGCACTGGAGCGTTCGTCAGCTTCTGCTTCAACTCCCAGAAGCTTGACTCACACCAATCGGTCCAAACGAACGGTTGGTCCTTCCTAGTTGGGTCAATGACGCTACTATCTTCGAAAATCCCTCGATGAACCGTCTATAGTAGCTGGCTAGCCCAAAACAGCTTCTCACGTCCATGATCGAACGGGGTGTCTCCCGCTGCAAGACTGTTCGGACTTTGCCTGGGTCCACTACAATCCCTCCAACCGAGATCACATGACCCAGAAATTGGACTTCTTCCATCCAGAACTCACTTGGATAGTTTTGCATATAGTTGCTTCTCTCTCAGTACATCGAGCACTCTCAAGTGTTCTTCATGCTCTTCTCGGCTCTTGGAGTAGACAAGGATATCAAATATGAAGACCACCACGAACTTGTCCAAGAAGGGTCTGAAGATACAGTTCATGTAGTCCATGAATATTGCAGGGGAATTAGTAACACCAAACGACATTACTACATACTCATAGTGGTCATACCGAGACCGAAAGGCTGTCTTCTGGATGTCTCCTTCCTTGACCAAAATCTGATGATATCCTGATCTTAAGTCTATCTTAGAGAAGATCGTTGCCCCATAAAGTTTATCCAACAAATCATCTATTCTCGGCAATGGATACTTGTTCTTGATTGTCAGCTTGTTCAATTGTCGATAGTCAATGCAGAGCCGAGAGCAGTCATCCTTCTTCTTTACCAACAAACCAGGGGCTCCCCAAGGTGAGGCACTTGGCCGAATGAACTTCTTCTCCAATGAATCTTCAATCTGCTTCTTGAGTTCAGCCAATTTAGCAGGTGCCATCCGGTAAGGAGTTATTGATATCGGTCCTGCTCTTGACACCAAATCAATAGAGAATTCAA contains the following coding sequences:
- the LOC106778237 gene encoding uncharacterized protein LOC106778237, which translates into the protein MGSKLQMSSAYHPQTDDQSKRTIQTLENLLRTSILDHLGVWDEVLSLVEFTYNNSFQSNIAIAPFEALYERRCRTPLCWFQEGEAVLTGPEIIQQTTEKILRRIGPIAYELALPPPLSNLHLVFHDSQLRKYIAKRSHVLEADNIQIREDYLVELQPVRVEEFMTKRPFGKATTFVKVIWDERTGDATWEREEIMKESYPNLFSW